The sequence below is a genomic window from Dictyostelium discoideum AX4 chromosome 5 chromosome, whole genome shotgun sequence.
ataaaaaaaataaatctgaATGCTATTTCATTACATTCGgattaatttaaatctaaaataaaaaaaaaagaaaaaataaaaaaaaattttaaaaatacattaaataaaaatttttaaaaactacaATAtctaaaatcaaaaaaaaaaaattttatcgAGAtggaaatttcaaaataatcaagatCCCTAGTATACCGAAATAACCCTTGGGTATTTGGAATAAACTTAAAAACTAATGATGTAAAGAATCCAATATAAAGGaagtttatcaattttattttaaataattatttataaaaaaaaaaaaaaaataaaaaataaaaaaaaaagtttttagtgtaaataaaaatagattcaATCAATAGATAtcgtttattattattacttttaagtaattttaaaataaaaaaaaacaaataaaaaaaataaaaaaaaaaataatatttaacaGTTTTCCTTttcctttttcttttctttttttttttttttttttttttttttttttcttaattggAAGATTTTGGAGAACCACAACCAATTGGATCTTCAGGAGAACATTCACAAGCACTTCTACCAACCAAAAACATTTCTTCACGTACCTTCATTATTTCAGCGATTACATTTGCATTTAAACCATCTAAATTTCTAATTTCAGCCAATTTATCACGAATAGTTGTCGATAAACGACTATAGACATGTGATGGGAAAGCCAAAAACATAAAAGTTGCCAATTGAGTTGGATAATCATGACAAATTTCTTGTGTAGTTCCATGTTGATTATGTTGATGTGTTACTTTCCATTTAATTCTTCCAtcttgaattaatttatttataacttTAAATGCTAAagaattatttgtaatttgttcaaaaaatttctcccatttattatatttatcattattattattattattttcttcttcattattattattactatttacatttgcattattattattattattattattattattattattattattattattattattattattattattactattatgtTGATGAGAAATATCATCACAAGTATCaatacaacaactactattatttaaattaaaattaccacTATTAAGATCATTATAGAGGAAATGATGATCTTTATCACCAATCATTAATTGTTTATGTAGTTCATGAGAGTAAGCACAAAGCACATAAGGTGTTTCAGGTggtaaagttttaaatagtGTTTCAATGACATCTTCATAGGTTGATGGATTATTTTCAGCCAATAAAGTGGGGAAACCCTTTAAGAATTGATCAGCAATACTTGACCAAGATAATGTATTCTTTATTCTACAAAATGAAGGTTCATAAGATGGATTCTTACTAATTAGATAGTAACCTCTTGGTCTGTTAGTTTCATTATCCAATGCTTTCATTGATTCCCATAATACTTCAACCGGTACCCAATGTggtgaatatttaaatctgGCAACATCCAAAACCAATGCTAAATCTCTTTCTTTATGGTATCCACCAATGGGTGAATAATGACCAGACCCCGTTTGACCTAAAACCTTTCTACTATATGACATTACCAAATGAATACCTTGTTTACTTGAAGCCTCTATAATACTATTTCTAAATTGATTGATATCACTCTCATCACCTCTATAGGGTTTAATATTTGCACCATTACATTTGGATAAACATGAAAACTCTGTAAATGTAATACCTCTCTTCTTTACCGATTCAATTGGTATACAACAATCTAACATATCCTCTGCAAACCATCTCCATGGTCCTTTCCATAATCTATTTGGATCAATCTTTAATGCATTTAATACCATTGCTAATGTTGCTAATCCACAAactaatttcaaaaaaaaaaataataataaaatatatatatatatatatgtgggttaataattcttcaatGACACATAtgtgttaaaaataatagtatctATCTAATAACTTACAAGCTGGATCACTTTGAGATACAAATTGTTCAGCTAAAGAGAAATAACCTTCCATATGACCATTTGCTAAGGATtctctaaataattttttacctTCGTCTGAAGAAAACTCTACCAAATGTGATggtaaatttcttttataaaaactaACAACTGGCTTTTGTTGAGTGGTagttatttgttgttgtactGGTTGTAGTAGTGttggaggtggtggtggtggatttGGCGCTTGTGCGCTATTACAACTACTACATGAAATATTTGTTGTTATAATTTTTGTAGgtgatattgatgatgatgatgatgattttattGCTGGTGCTGCACTTGAAAAATTTATTCCaccattttctttatttatatttatttgtttaaaaaggTTTGTAAttccattactattattattattattattattattattgttattattattactactattgttTGAACTGAAATTTGCTGCCAATTGTTTCGAAGTGTTCCCACAATAACAACTATTTGTACACCTTTTTAATTGTCTTACAAGCAATTGaccattcattttttttttttttttttctttagtgctattaattcaaaataattatttttctgttttaaaatgttttttttaaaaaaaaaaaaaaaaaaaaaaaaaattaaattaaatttaaattaaaaaaaattaaaataaaaaaaaaattttataaaaattaaaatttattttaaaaaaaaaaaaaaaaaaaaaaaaaaaacacaccgCATCGTTTAGAATCAAAATCTTCTTCCATTtctgtttttgtttttttttttttttaacaaaagtttttttttttttttgttgaccGATTTTTTGggaacctttttttttttttatttttttatttggattgataaatatattaatatattattctgattatgattattaaaaaaaaaaaaaaaaaaaaagttatgtttttccatttaaaaaataaaacattgaTGAAAACATTCAAATCtgacacaaaaaaaaaaaaaaaaaaaatatttcattttttttttttttcacactaaaattaaaatagtataaaaaaaatagagcattaaaaaatacacgaaatgattttaaataaaaaaaaaaaagtaacaatattttgaattttttttattttttttatttttttttaattatttgtcaTTCACCCGAAATTAATTCACCCAAAGAAAAgttgattaaaaaataaaataaaatatgaatATTTTTTCACAGATATCTGCCTGGGTATTTTTgactttttatattttttttggttttaaccaaataaaaatatgatttcttaaaaatgaaaaaaataatttcggGCTTGACCAAATTCAAAGtttatgattttaaaaaaaaatctagaccaggaaaaaaaaaataaaaaatttaaaaaaaaaataaaaaaaacaaaaagaaactTTGAAGGAAAATCTTTGGTcgtcattttatttttttcgaAACCATgcttaaaattttttttatttttattttttttttctaaacaaaatcaagttttaaactattttttttttttttttttttttaattttcttttgttattatttttttaacatttatttttacaatgtTCAAAACTCTTTCAAAATCTATTGGTTTTTTAGTTGCAATTATTGCCTTAGTTAAAGGTGATACTTACACATGTAGTCAAATGCAATCATTGGCCGAAGGTTATTTCAGAGGTCCAACTCTAACCACTATGGTATAtcatcaatttatttaataatagtaataataacaataacaataacaataatcaaAAGGTTttaacattaattttttataaaaacgaaaaaaaaaaaaaaaatctatttttggaatattgaaatataaaaataaaaaataaaaaatataaaaatataaaaatataaaaatataaaaaaatataaagctTTGTATTTCATATTATGAATCAACATATAATACTCAAGCCATTAACCCAACATCAAAAGCTGCAGGTTTATTCCAAATTCTCCCAGAACATTGTGGTGAATTATGTAAAACTTGTACAACTCCAagtgatttattaaatccaaCTATTAATACTGAATGTgctaaatcaattttaaattctcaaGGTGTaagtgttaaaaaaaaaaaagatggaaattaaaaaaaaagttaaaatattataattaatatttattaatatttattattattattatttactataGTTCAAAGCATGGACAACTTATGCATCAGGAGATTGTAAAAATTGGAATAAATGTGTTGCACCAAGTGCTTCAACACATGCAGCATCAACTCATGGCTCAACAGGACCATCAACTCATGGCTCAACAACTCATGGctcaacaacttcaactacATATACATCAGGTGCATCAAGTGGTTTGTTTGATTTCAAAGCAAACAATGGTGGTGGACAAGATATGgtcaaatatttttaatttatttaattataaaatttttataataacttgtaaaaaaaataaaataataattatccagatttttaaataattattatccatatttttggaattttttccaatttttttttttttttttttttttttttttttttttttcatttttaaaaaaaagtgaacaaattaatttactaCTCTtgcatttattttttatttttatttccctGAAGTAATATGAATGTttgttctttatttttttcagaGTCGTATTTTttgttaaagaattttttaaaattttcattataacaccaattaatttttgatctATAAATTAAAGCCTCTATTATTTTTGCAGTACTTTCTTccacattttttaaatactgGAATTCATTTCCACCTAATactctataaaaaaaaaaataataataataataataataataataataataataataataataataataataataataataataataataataatagtattaaaattaataaaaataataataataatacaaaaaaataaatgaatatttaattaattaataggTTAGTTAGTTACCttgaaccaccaccaccacatgtatcaaaataataatcagctaaaaatctattttcaACGAATTGATCATTTCTTTTCCTttctatattaaaaatattaatatctgTTCTTTTAATTTGTGAAATTAGTTCTAAACACCTTAAAACCAATCTATCTCTACATttaatcaattgaaataatttttcattttcattatcttcaaaTAGTTCTTGATttgatataaaattaattacttCACTTTGAATTATTCTATTGAAAGTTAATTGTTGTTCTGATTTTATTTCAGATAATTGTAAAACTTGAAGTCTTAATTCATCATTTATATCATCAATTCtctttaattcattttcataattttcatctttatcaTAATCAACCTTGATTTGCTCTGATTCTACTTCTACTTCTTCATataattcttcttcttcttctactTCTTCCTGTTCTTCTACTTCTGCTTCTATTTCTTCTTGATTATTAGcagattttaaatattttaatttttttgattcaaTTTGTAATTGACCTAAAATTGAgagtttttgattttctaaatttaaaattgattcagTGCCTCTTGATAACTCTGTTATTCCCCTTTTGAGTTGAATCTTATTTGCACCTACTTTTGCATTTAATACTGTTTTTAATATTCTCTTTGAGGTAATTTTGATATTCTTTATGTCTTCTTCGTTATGATTCAttgatattttgaaaaaaaaaaaaaaaaaaaaaaaaaaaaaaaaaaaaaaaaccaaatgggatgattaaaaaaaaaaattatttaatttaaatttaattaatttaatttaatttaatttaatttaacctttttttttttaatttttttttgggaaaagGGGAGGGGAGGGTTGTCcacaatcaaaattttttatttaaaatttttttttttttttatttaaaaattttttttttggtttttttttaatatttttttttttttttttatcattctCATTTAACACACTCACACACCCagcaaaatttttaaataaacaggCGTTGCAAAATTATAGTtgttaaataattgttttgttattattaattaaaaacacaattaataatataacaataacaatcaACAATCAACATAATCGCAAataaatagtagtagtagtagtagtagaagTAGTAGAAGGAATATGGCGGGTAGTTTGGATGATTCAATCTATAATAATGGTAGAAGTGGTGGTGGAGGAGGAGGATTTAAATTCTCTAAAGGGTTTAATAAGGATAGTATTTCAAAGAggataataatgatgttaTTTTTTAGTAAAGGTATTAGAGCATGGTCATGTATTATATTGTTATACTTTTTAcaatcatcaatttcaattatatcAGCATCCTTTTATATGTGTCTTTTTTCAGCAATCTTTAGTGTAGTAGTTGAAAAACCATGGAAtctattatcatcattaagaCCATCACAAATCAAAAAGATAATATATCATTCAATctttaatcttttaattataataacttggaattcttcaattaaatttattggtCCAATTgggtaattattattattattattattattattattattattattattattattattattattattattattattattattattattattattattattattattattattattattattattataataataatatccattttttactttatataataaaatatactaataataataaataatgaataattaaTAGATCAATTTTAGCATCAGATTATACATTTTCAACATAtccattaatatttaatagtttattaCAAGGTAATTTCCTTGCAACTGATATGGtatgattatttttagaaatatatataaattatatatattttagtaaaatatattaatatattttatttcatttaattatttaaataaataatagtcaAGAGGATCAATAATGTTAATGATTGGATACTTTTTAATACCGTTATTTGGAATTAGTAATAGATTGGATATTTTAGGATATACATCATCACAAGTATTTATGATCGGATTATTTAGTTTAATAGTACATAATGTATTAGTATTATGGAAGAAAACAATCGTTAGAAGTTGgaatagtggtagtagtggtggtaagaataaattatcatcacTAGGTTCATGTGTATCAactattatattatttgtatttaaattatttgaaggaTTTAGTAGTGGTAGCAGTGGTAGTGATAGCATTAATCAAGTATCATATTCTCAATTATTTGTAATCGCAATCATTACTTTTATTCTCTACTCTTTGAATCAATTCATTGATGATGTTtcagaaaaagaattaacaTTTAATGTACTCTCAAAAGTTAGTTTAACATCTTCAGTAATATTTGGTTTATTAGCTGCTTTATTCATTggttttaaagattttttccatccaattttaattttaagttttatttttataattaatggtaagatattattttattattattattattattattattattattattattattattattattattattattattattattattattattattattattattattattattattaataaatattatataagatactaattttaatttattttttttttttaaaaaaagcgattcatatattatattcaaaatcaaatgatattcAACCAATgacattttcaaataatatggATGGTGGTAATTCAAGTATTAAAACAtataatagtagtggtggtggtggtggtggtagtattattaatggtaatggaAGTGGTAAtgcaatttattattttgaaattttaaaagatgtACTAAGACAAATTGTTGATAAACCAACCTCACGTAGAATATTCACATTTTTAGTGATTAATTTAATGTTTATGTTTGTAGAGATGGCATATGGTATTTGGACTAATAGTTTAGGTTTAATCACAGATGCATGTCATATGTTTTTTGATGCCACTGCACTTTTCATTGCATTGGTAGCTGAAGTTATCTCTCAATGGAAACAGAATGATAAATATTCTTATGGTTATGGTAGATTTCAAGTTTTATCTGGTTTTGTAAAtggtatatttttaattttcattgcTGTTACAATTTTAATGGAATCTGTTGAAAggtaaattctttttttaaaaaaaaaatatcattcatttttcaaaattttattaacaataatatttttttttttttttttttttttttttttttattataccTTATAGATTATTAGAACCACCAGAAATTAATacagataaattattattggtttcaGTTTTAGggtttattataaatttaattggtattTTCTCATTCCATGGTGATCATGGTCATTCACATGGTGGTGGCGGTGGTCATTCacatggtggtggtgaaaagaaagagaaacaTCATGGTCATAGTCATGGTGGTCATGGTGAT
It includes:
- a CDS encoding hypothetical protein (Phytochelatins synthase); this translates as MNGQLLVRQLKRCTNSCYCGNTSKQLAANFSSNNSSNNNNNNNNNNNNNSNGITNLFKQININKENGGINFSSAAPAIKSSSSSSISPTKIITTNISCSSCNSAQAPNPPPPPPTLLQPVQQQITTTQQKPVVSFYKRNLPSHLVEFSSDEGKKLFRESLANGHMEGYFSLAEQFVSQSDPAFCGLATLAMVLNALKIDPNRLWKGPWRWFAEDMLDCCIPIESVKKRGITFTEFSCLSKCNGANIKPYRGDESDINQFRNSIIEASSKQGIHLVMSYSRKVLGQTGSGHYSPIGGYHKERDLALVLDVARFKYSPHWVPVEVLWESMKALDNETNRPRGYYLISKNPSYEPSFCRIKNTLSWSSIADQFLKGFPTLLAENNPSTYEDVIETLFKTLPPETPYVLCAYSHELHKQLMIGDKDHHFLYNDLNSGNFNLNNSSCCIDTCDDISHQHNSNNNNNNNNNNNNNNNNNNNNNNANVNSNNNNEEENNNNNNDKYNKWEKFFEQITNNSLAFKVINKLIQDGRIKWKVTHQHNQHGTTQEICHDYPTQLATFMFLAFPSHVYSRLSTTIRDKLAEIRNLDGLNANVIAEIMKVREEMFLVGRSACECSPEDPIGCGSPKSSN
- a CDS encoding cation diffusion facilitator family protein (Similar to CDF) gives rise to the protein MAGSLDDSIYNNGRSGGGGGGFKFSKGFNKDSISKRIIMMLFFSKGIRAWSCIILLYFLQSSISIISASFYMCLFSAIFSVVVEKPWNLLSSLRPSQIKKIIYHSIFNLLIIITWNSSIKFIGPIGSILASDYTFSTYPLIFNSLLQGNFLATDMSRGSIMLMIGYFLIPLFGISNRLDILGYTSSQVFMIGLFSLIVHNVLVLWKKTIVRSWNSGSSGGKNKLSSLGSCVSTIILFVFKLFEGFSSGSSGSDSINQVSYSQLFVIAIITFILYSLNQFIDDVSEKELTFNVLSKVSLTSSVIFGLLAALFIGFKDFFHPILILSFIFIINAIHILYSKSNDIQPMTFSNNMDGGNSSIKTYNSSGGGGGGSIINGNGSGNAIYYFEILKDVLRQIVDKPTSRRIFTFLVINLMFMFVEMAYGIWTNSLGLITDACHMFFDATALFIALVAEVISQWKQNDKYSYGYGRFQVLSGFVNGIFLIFIAVTILMESVERLLEPPEINTDKLLLVSVLGFIINLIGIFSFHGDHGHSHGGGGGHSHGGGEKKEKHHGHSHGGHGDHQQVTPILGEEKKKKRSVNIDGVFLHLLADTLGSVGVIVSSLIIQIWGYTLADPICSLLISILIFLSVLPLIANTAKTLLQCTPEPIQSSLYQINQFILSIDGVHNIISYHFWSHYDDMNIATLKIQLNETASSNSTLDTERIKKSISKYLNKDHNIHKCIIEFIPLLYNNNNQQQGNDVPLINHHIHNDIHHNHSSSSSSSSHHHRHN